CTCCCGGCTGGGGCTGGCGGACGCCGTGACCGCCGGGAACGCCGCCCTCGGGACGCTCGCCGCCGTCGCGGCGGCGGTCGACCCGACGCTGGCGGCGCGGCTGGTCCTCCTGGCGGCGGTCGCCGACGGGCTCGACGGCGTGCTCGCGCGCCGCTACGGCGGCACGCCCGTGGGCCCCCACCTCGATTCGCTCGCGGACGTTGCCTCCTTCGGCGTCGCCCCCGCGCTCATCGTCGCCGCGACGGTGACCGGTTCGTACCCCCTCGATTCGGCGCCGGCGGTGTACGCCGCCGGGCTGGTCGTTCCGGCCGCGTACGTCGCGCTCGCGGTGATCCGGCTCGCCGTGTACAACGTCGAGGACGAGGGCGCGAAGACGACACACGGGGTTCAGACGACGCTCGCCGCGACGGTGATCGCGGCGTCGGTGCTCGCGGGGTTGGACTCGCCCGCGGTGGTGCTCGGACTCGCTGCCGTCTCGGCACCGTTGATGGTGACGCCGGTTCGGTATCCGGATCTACACCCGCAGGACGCGCTCGTGATGGGAGTCGTGCAGGCGTGTGCGATCCTCCTGACCGGGATGGCCGGCGAGTCGTTCGCGTTCGCGCTGCTGTTTCTCGCGCTCGGCTACCTGGTTCTCGGACCGCGCTTCTACTGGCGCGACGTGAGCGAGTCGGCCGAGGATCCGGACGATCAGGCGGGCGAATCGACGGAGGATCCGGGCGGATCCACGGATGATCCGGCCGATCCGGGGGACGCGGCACCCGGAACCGACGATCACGAGTTGGGCGCCTGAGCCGATCAGCGGCGACGAACTATCCGACGATCCGTTCGTAGACGCGCTTCGTCCAGTCGTCGCCGTAGATCTCTTCGGGGAGCCCCTCGCGCCACTCCACCGCCCGAACGGTCTCGTCGTCGTCGCCCAACGCCGCGGGGTCGTCGGCGACGGTCGGCTCTCTCGCGCGGAGTTCGAAGTGAACGACCCGAAACGGCGTCTCCGGGACCGACCCGTCGGCGGCCGCGATCACCTCGTCGTGGACCGCGTGCGGCCGCACCGCGTCGGCGACGACGCCGGACTCCTCGCGGACCTCGCGCTCGGCCGTGGCCGCCAGCGGCTCGTCGGGCAGCGCCGTGCCCCCGGGAAGCGCCCAGCCGCGGTCGGCGAGGTCGACGACGAGCACGCGATCTGCGGGGTCCAACACGACACCGGCGGCGACCCAACCCTCGCGGATCGCCTCGTTGTCGGCGCGGAGCCGTCGAAGCTCCTCGGGTGACCGCGTCGACTCGACACGGTTCACGATCAGGTCGTCGTACTCGCGGCGCGGGTCGCGTGCGGGCCGGCCGTCCGGGGGACGGTCCGCGGGGTCGTCGCGCTCGGCACCGGCGCCCGCGGCGCTTGGGGCGGGGTCGTCGCTCATACGCCCCCAACCAGGGGCCATCCCGATACGCGTTCCGGGAACGGTTTACCCCCGGGACGTGAGAGGACGCGTATGGAGTCGAGACAGGTCGCCGACCTCTCGCCGGACGAGCGGCGTGCGTTCTTCGAGCGCGACGCCGGCGTCGACGCGGTTCGGGGCGACGTACGCGACATCGTCGAACGCGTTCGCGACGAGGGCGACGCCGCGGTCCGGGAGTTCTCCCGCGAGTTCGACGGCGTCGAGGTGGCGAACGTCGACATCACCGACGAGGCCGAGCGCGCCGTCGACGCCGTCGACGACGAGGTGCTCGCGGCGATCCGCGAATCGATCGCGAACGTCCGCGAGTTCCACGAGGCACAGGTCCCCGAGGACTGGACCCGCGAGTTCGACGACGGCCGCGTACTCGGGAAGCGCTTCCGCCCCCTCGATCGCGTCGGCGTGTACGTCCCCGGCGGTACCGCGGCGTACCCCTCGTCGGCGATCATGGGCGTCGTCCCCGCGAAGGTGGCCGGCGTCGAGCACGTCGCCGTCGCGACGCCGCCGGCCGAGGACATCAACCCCGCGACGCTGGCGGCGATCCACGAGGCCGGCGCCGACGCCGTCTACTCCGTCGGGGGCGCGCAGGGCGTCGCCGCGCTCGCGTTCGGCACCGAGACGGTGACGCGCGTCCGGAAGGTCGTCGGGCCGGGCAACAAGTGGGTGACCGCCGCGAAGGCGGAGGTCCGCGGCGACGTGGAGATCGACTTCCTCGCGGGCCCCTCGGAGGTGCTGGTGCTCGCCGACGACACCGCCGACCCCGCGGCCGTCGCGAGCGACCTGATCGCGCAGGCGGAACACGACCCGAACGCGTCCGTCGTGGCGGTGACTGACTCGGAGGCGGTCGCGGAGGCTGTCTGCGGGGAGATCGAGGCGAGAGCGCCTGAGCGCGAACGGGCCGAAACCATCGAGTCCGCCCTCGACAACGACGCCTCGGGCGTGCTCGTCGCGCGCTCGATGCCCGAGGCGGTGCTGTTTGCCGAGGAGTACGCCGCCGAGCACCTCTCGATCCAGGCCGAGGACGACGAGGCGCTGCTCGACCGGATCTCGAACGTCGGCTCGGCGTTCCTCGGCCGGTTCACCCCGGTCGCCGCCGGCGACTACGCCTCCGGGACGAACCACGTGCTCCCGACGAACGGGGGCGCGAAGGCGTTCGGCGGGCTCTCGACGGACACGTTCCTCCGGTCGTCGACCGTCCAGCGGCTCTCGGAGGACGGCCTGCGCGACCTCTCTGGGACGGTGACGACGCTCGCGGAGGCCGAGGGGCTGGAGGCGCACGCCGAGAGCGTGCGCGTCCGGTTCGAGGACGCCGGCGACGAGTGACCGACCCGCGATGGTCGACGACGCGGGCGGCGGGCGAACGCCCTTGCGACGCCCGAGTCCCTGCTACCCTGCGTCAAGGTTATACCCCTGTGCCGGGATCAACCCACCATGAGCACTGACGCGTCCGGAGGCGGCGAGCCCGATGTCCCCGTCACGGTGACGCCGAAGGCCGCCGAGGAGGCCATCTCCCTCATGGAGGGTGAGGGGATGGACACCGATGTCGGCGGGCTTCGCCTGTTCGTCCAGCAGGGCGGCTGCGCGGGCCTCTCGTACGGCATGCGCTTCGACAACGAGCCAGAGGAGGACGACCGCGTGACCGAGCACCACGGCCTGCGCGTGTTCGTCGACCCGTCCTCGATGAACTACATCGGCGGCTCGACGCTCGATTACGAGTCCGGCCTGCAGGCGGCGGGCTTCCACGTCGAGAACCCGAACGTCGAGGCCGAGTGCGGCTGCGGCGAGTCGTTCCGGACGTAAGCCGTCGCGTTCGGGGTCGACCCAGACGGTTTAACAGCGAGCGTCGCCTCCCTCGGGTATGAATCTCGAAGTCGTCGAGACGGCCGCCGGCGAGCTCTTCGTCGACCGTGCGGACGGCGAACGCGGGTCGAAGGCGCCGTTCTTCCACGTGTACGCCGACGAGGCGGGCGAGACCAGGTGGGGCTACTTCTGCGGGAACTGCGAGACGGTGAACAACGCGATGGACTCGATGGGTCGCATCGAGTGCAACGAGTGTGGGAACATGCGCAAGCCGGACGAGTGGGACGCCGCGCACGAATAGCGAGGCGGGAGCGACCGAACGGAGCGACCGCCTCGGCGAACGGCGGCGAGGTCTGCGGGCCGAGCCGTCAAGAAGAATAGCGTCGTCGAGCGAGCGTAGCGAGCGAAACGACGGCAAGTCGGCGGCGAGGTGTGCGCGATCGACCGAAGGGAGGTCGCGTGGCCCGAGCCGCCCAGAAGGATAGCGCCGTCGAGCGAGCGTAGCGAACGAGACGACGGCCGGTCGGCGACGAGGTCTGTGGCCCGAGCCGCCCGGAAGGATAGCGTCCCCGAAGCGACCGACGGACCGTTCCGCCGAGATGAGGCGGTGTCGAGCACGCGAGACGGGGACAAAAGGAACGAACACGGGAGATAAGTGGCAGCCGGTCGCAGTCGGGGCCATGCTCGAACTCCCCATCGCCCAGTCGGGGACTGGACTGGTCCGGGAGGCGATCGAACGGTTCCTGACCGATGTCGCCGACGCCCTGCCGAGCGTCATCGCCGGCGTCGTCTTCCTGCTCATCGCCGGGGTCGCGATGAAGGTGTTCATGACGGTCCTTCGGGAGGCACTGAAGCGGACCATCGCCGGCGAGTCGCCGGTCTACCGACAGTTCATCGCCACCATCGTCGCGGTCTTCCTGTGGTTCGGCGTCGGCCTCTCGTTTCTCTCCATCGTCGGCCTCGACGGCATCGCCACCTCGCTGGGCACGGCCGCGGGGTTCGTCGCGCTCGGTATCTCCTACGCGACCTCGGGGATGATCGCCGACGCCGTCGCCGGCGTCTACCTCCTTCGCGACGAGGACTTCAACCCCGGCGACATCGTCGACATCGGCGGCACGGTCGGCGTCGTGAAGTCGATCGAACTCCGCAAGACCCGCCTCGCGGTCGAGGACGACACCGTCGTCCGCGGGAACGCCGAGATCGAGAAGAAGTGGACGAAGATCGGCGACGCCGGGACGGATCAGGAGACACCGGCGCCCGCGGGCGATTGAGGGCGTCCGGACGATTGAGAGGCCGGATCCGGGACGCGTGAGGGGGCGGACTCCGGAGGGAGCGTGACTCGGGGGTCGATCGTCGTCCCGGCTAGCTTGTCGCGCGCTACCGTGTCACACGTTCTGCCGCGAGTTTAAATCCGATGAGGTGGTAGTCCGCCTATGTTCGTGGGACACGCGCTGGCGGCGTTCGCGCTCGTCGCGCTCGTCGCGCGGCGCCTCGGCGAGCGACCGGCGCGTGCGCTCACGCTGGGCGTCGTCGCCGCGCTGTTCGCCGCCGCGCCCGACGTCGACATCGGGTACGCGCTGGTGGGCGTCGTCTCCGGACTCGGCGCGGGCACCGGGGCCTTGGGCCTCGCCGAGTCGTTCTGGTCCACGGGGAACCTCGTCCACCGCGCGGTGACCCACTCGCTGGTCGTCGCCCCGATCGTCGCGCTCGCGGCCGCCGCGTGGGTCGACGGCCGCGGGAGCGCCCGCGCCGTCGCGCTCGCGCTCGTCGCCGGCCTCGTCGCGGTGACAGCGACCGTCAGCGGCGTGCTCGGGGCGGTCGTGACCGTCGCGTTCGTCGCGACCGCGCTCGCGCTGGCGGCGGCGATCCGCCGGCGGACCGAGC
This genomic stretch from Halobaculum roseum harbors:
- a CDS encoding NUDIX hydrolase produces the protein MSDDPAPSAAGAGAERDDPADRPPDGRPARDPRREYDDLIVNRVESTRSPEELRRLRADNEAIREGWVAAGVVLDPADRVLVVDLADRGWALPGGTALPDEPLAATAEREVREESGVVADAVRPHAVHDEVIAAADGSVPETPFRVVHFELRAREPTVADDPAALGDDDETVRAVEWREGLPEEIYGDDWTKRVYERIVG
- a CDS encoding mechanosensitive ion channel domain-containing protein, with the translated sequence MLELPIAQSGTGLVREAIERFLTDVADALPSVIAGVVFLLIAGVAMKVFMTVLREALKRTIAGESPVYRQFIATIVAVFLWFGVGLSFLSIVGLDGIATSLGTAAGFVALGISYATSGMIADAVAGVYLLRDEDFNPGDIVDIGGTVGVVKSIELRKTRLAVEDDTVVRGNAEIEKKWTKIGDAGTDQETPAPAGD
- a CDS encoding DUF5816 domain-containing protein, with the protein product MNLEVVETAAGELFVDRADGERGSKAPFFHVYADEAGETRWGYFCGNCETVNNAMDSMGRIECNECGNMRKPDEWDAAHE
- the hisD gene encoding histidinol dehydrogenase, whose protein sequence is MESRQVADLSPDERRAFFERDAGVDAVRGDVRDIVERVRDEGDAAVREFSREFDGVEVANVDITDEAERAVDAVDDEVLAAIRESIANVREFHEAQVPEDWTREFDDGRVLGKRFRPLDRVGVYVPGGTAAYPSSAIMGVVPAKVAGVEHVAVATPPAEDINPATLAAIHEAGADAVYSVGGAQGVAALAFGTETVTRVRKVVGPGNKWVTAAKAEVRGDVEIDFLAGPSEVLVLADDTADPAAVASDLIAQAEHDPNASVVAVTDSEAVAEAVCGEIEARAPERERAETIESALDNDASGVLVARSMPEAVLFAEEYAAEHLSIQAEDDEALLDRISNVGSAFLGRFTPVAAGDYASGTNHVLPTNGGAKAFGGLSTDTFLRSSTVQRLSEDGLRDLSGTVTTLAEAEGLEAHAESVRVRFEDAGDE
- a CDS encoding protein sorting system archaetidylserine synthase (This PssA-like phosphatidyltransferase, along with a PssD-like decarboxylase, is required in Haloarchaea for the archaeosortase ArtA to replace the PGF-CTERM sorting signal with a C-terminal lipid anchor.); this encodes MTDRPRFLSRLGLADAVTAGNAALGTLAAVAAAVDPTLAARLVLLAAVADGLDGVLARRYGGTPVGPHLDSLADVASFGVAPALIVAATVTGSYPLDSAPAVYAAGLVVPAAYVALAVIRLAVYNVEDEGAKTTHGVQTTLAATVIAASVLAGLDSPAVVLGLAAVSAPLMVTPVRYPDLHPQDALVMGVVQACAILLTGMAGESFAFALLFLALGYLVLGPRFYWRDVSESAEDPDDQAGESTEDPGGSTDDPADPGDAAPGTDDHELGA
- a CDS encoding HesB/IscA family protein produces the protein MSTDASGGGEPDVPVTVTPKAAEEAISLMEGEGMDTDVGGLRLFVQQGGCAGLSYGMRFDNEPEEDDRVTEHHGLRVFVDPSSMNYIGGSTLDYESGLQAAGFHVENPNVEAECGCGESFRT